A region of the Pseudomonas silesiensis genome:
TGATGCCGGTGACGAACAGGTTCGGGTCGAAACTCGGCGCACTGACCATCGCCAGGACTTCACCGGTTTTCGGGTCCAGCGCCACCACCGCGCCGCGACGACCGCCCAGTGCTGCTTCGGCCGCTTCCTGCAATTTGATGTCCAGGCTCAGCACGATGTCCTTGCCGGGAATCGGATCGGTGCGCTTGAGCACGCGTAATACGCGCCCCCGGGCGTTGGTCTCGACCTCTTCGTAACCCACCTGACCGTGCAATTCAGGCTCATAGAACCGCTCGATGCCGGTCTTGCCGATGTGGTGGGTGCCGCTGTAGTTGACCGGATCGAGGGATTTCAACTCCTTCTCGTTGATCCGCCCCATGTAACCCACGGAATGCGCAAAATGCGGGCCCTGCGGGTAGTGGCGAACCAACTGCGCGACCACTTCCACCCCGGGCAGGCGGAACTGATTGACCGCTATGCGGGCGATCTGTTCTTCGGTCAGCTCGAACAGGATCGGCACCGGCTCGAACGGCCGGCGCCCCTGTCGCATGCGTTTCTCGAAGATCACCCGGTCCTCGGGCGTCAGCCCCAGCACCTCGACGATCACATCGAGCACTTGCTGCCAGTCGCCGGAGCGCTCGCGGGTCATGCTCAGGCTGAAGCTTGGCCGGTTATCGGCCACCACCACGCCGTTACGGTCGAAGATCAGCCCACGAGTCGGCGGAATCGGCTGCACATGGACGCGGTTGTTTTCCGACAGGGTCGAGTGGTACTCGTACTGGATCACCTGGAGGAAATACAGCCGCGCGATCAACACACAGATCAGCGCCACCACCGCAATTGCCCCGAACACGACGCGGCCACGCACCAGACGGGCGTCTTTTTCGTGGTCCTTGAGGCGGATCGGCTGGGGCATGAGGGCAGAACTACTTGTGGTAAGGGTGGCCGGACAAGACTGTCCAGGCACGATACAGCTGTTCGCCGATCAGAATGCGCACCAGCGGGTGCGGCAACGTCAACGGCGAGAGCGACCAGCGCTGATCGGCCCGGGCACAGACTTCCGGCGCCAGCCCTTCGGGGCCGCCGACCATGAAATTCACCGTGCGCGAGTCCAGCCGCCAGCGATCGAGTTCGACCGCCAGTTGCTCGGTGCTCCAGGGCTTGCCGTGGACTTCGAGGGTGACAATCCGCTCGTTCGGCCCGACCTTGGCCAGCATGGCTTCGCCTTCCTGACGGATGAAGCGCGCCACGTCGGCGTTCTTGCCACGGGTGTTGAGCGGTATTTCCACCAGTTCCAGCGCCAGCTCGGACGGAAGACGCTTGGCATATTCATGCCAGCCTTCTTCCACCCACTTGGGCATGCGTGAACCGACGGCGATCAGTCGCAGTCGCACAGCGGTCCCTTATTGCTGGTCTTTGTTGAGCTTGACGAAGTGCTCATGGGTGTTTTCCGGGCTGTGGTGAGCCGCGTTCAGAGCACGGCTCTGTTCTGCACCGGACCACAGACGCTCAAGGTCGTAAAACTGACGCGCCGAGGCGGTCATCATGTGGACGATGACATCATCCATGTCCAGCAGCACCCAGTCGCTGTCGCCCTTGCCTTCTTCACCTAGCGGCTTGACGCCCAAGGC
Encoded here:
- the rlmH gene encoding 23S rRNA (pseudouridine(1915)-N(3))-methyltransferase RlmH gives rise to the protein MRLRLIAVGSRMPKWVEEGWHEYAKRLPSELALELVEIPLNTRGKNADVARFIRQEGEAMLAKVGPNERIVTLEVHGKPWSTEQLAVELDRWRLDSRTVNFMVGGPEGLAPEVCARADQRWSLSPLTLPHPLVRILIGEQLYRAWTVLSGHPYHK